One genomic segment of Thermus thermamylovorans includes these proteins:
- a CDS encoding ArsR/SmtB family transcription factor translates to MPSALHRYKAEFFKALAHPLRLAILDALREGERSVSSLQRELSVPQSALSRQLALLRERGLVEARREGQMVYYRPRDPEVYAFLDLGRRIFARHLEAERDRLAALKEET, encoded by the coding sequence ATGCCTAGCGCCCTCCACCGGTACAAGGCGGAGTTCTTCAAGGCTCTGGCCCATCCCTTGCGCCTGGCCATCCTGGACGCTCTTCGGGAAGGCGAGAGGTCGGTGTCCTCCCTTCAGCGGGAGCTTTCGGTGCCCCAGTCCGCCCTTTCCCGCCAGCTGGCCCTGCTGAGGGAGAGGGGGCTGGTGGAGGCCAGGCGAGAGGGGCAGATGGTCTACTACCGCCCGCGGGACCCCGAAGTCTACGCCTTTTTGGATTTGGGGCGCCGTATCTTCGCGCGGCACCTCGAGGCCGAGAGGGATCGCTTGGCCGCTTTGAAGGAGGAAACGTGA
- a CDS encoding proton-conducting transporter membrane subunit produces the protein MSEGVMVSALALVGASLVGLRGWDSRGYTWLLGLAGVGFLWAGEAVWFGEGGAAGVFLLLLGLLTLALASYLPEYLGHHPKEAPVYAFLVPLFLLAMVGVAQAPPGLPFLFFWEGMALLGYLLVALEGPKAQAGARAFFLASRLSGAGLYLAFLGQGHLGPDWIWAGLLVGFGVKAALFPFHLWLPRAHPVAISPVSALLSGAMTKLGLYGLFQAQTWFGPPPVWVGFALVLLGLFGAVYALVRGLAEEDLKGALAYSSVENLGLMLAALGGYFLTGKALFLGAFFLHQVGHALFKGLLFLGSGALSERQLSRLGGLWHRMPLLGGLVLLGMAVGAGLPPGAVFAAEWVLYQGFLFAPGLLPLGVGALALVGALALYFYVRLFGLAFLGAPRGEVALHLGPGMRFGLLVLAVFLVGLSLFPQQFLRPLGQGLYPSWIPWGLLALALGLYRWLDRRPSRSYGTWDCGFQPLTSRMQPNALGFSEPALRLFPFLRLRVGERPELDEPLERVYQGVGEGFGWATRLVQALQSGSLHFYLLLQLLTLVVVMGVVLL, from the coding sequence GTGAGCGAGGGGGTGATGGTCAGCGCTTTGGCCCTGGTGGGGGCCTCCCTCGTGGGCCTGCGGGGATGGGACTCTAGGGGCTACACCTGGCTCCTCGGTTTGGCCGGGGTGGGTTTCCTTTGGGCGGGGGAGGCAGTTTGGTTCGGGGAGGGGGGTGCTGCGGGTGTCTTCCTGCTCCTCCTGGGCCTGCTCACCCTGGCCTTGGCCTCCTACCTGCCCGAGTACCTGGGCCACCACCCCAAGGAGGCCCCGGTCTATGCCTTCTTGGTGCCCCTCTTTCTCTTGGCCATGGTGGGGGTGGCCCAGGCGCCCCCTGGGTTACCCTTCCTCTTCTTCTGGGAGGGGATGGCCCTGCTGGGTTACCTCCTGGTGGCCCTCGAGGGGCCCAAGGCCCAGGCAGGGGCCAGGGCCTTTTTCCTGGCCAGCCGCCTCTCCGGGGCCGGGCTGTACCTGGCTTTTCTGGGGCAGGGGCATCTGGGACCTGACTGGATCTGGGCGGGCCTCCTGGTGGGCTTCGGCGTCAAAGCCGCCCTTTTCCCCTTCCACCTCTGGCTTCCCCGGGCCCACCCTGTGGCCATCAGCCCGGTTTCCGCCTTGCTGTCTGGGGCCATGACCAAGCTGGGCCTTTACGGCCTCTTCCAAGCCCAAACCTGGTTCGGTCCTCCTCCGGTGTGGGTGGGCTTTGCCCTGGTCCTCCTGGGGCTCTTCGGGGCGGTGTACGCCTTGGTACGGGGTCTGGCGGAAGAAGACCTCAAGGGAGCCCTGGCCTACTCCAGCGTGGAGAACCTGGGGCTCATGCTGGCCGCCTTAGGGGGTTACTTCCTCACCGGGAAGGCCCTCTTTCTGGGGGCTTTCTTTCTGCACCAGGTGGGGCACGCCCTCTTCAAGGGGCTTCTCTTTCTCGGCTCGGGGGCCCTGTCCGAAAGGCAGCTCTCCCGCCTGGGGGGGCTTTGGCACCGGATGCCCCTTTTGGGAGGCCTCGTCTTGCTGGGCATGGCGGTGGGGGCGGGCCTGCCTCCCGGAGCGGTCTTTGCCGCAGAGTGGGTCCTCTACCAGGGGTTCCTCTTTGCCCCTGGCCTCCTGCCCTTGGGCGTGGGGGCTTTGGCCCTGGTGGGGGCTCTGGCCCTTTACTTCTACGTGCGGCTTTTCGGGCTAGCCTTTCTGGGCGCACCCCGGGGGGAGGTGGCCTTGCACCTGGGCCCGGGCATGAGGTTCGGCCTCCTGGTCTTGGCGGTTTTCCTTGTGGGCCTGAGCCTCTTCCCGCAGCAGTTCCTGCGCCCCCTGGGCCAGGGGCTTTACCCCAGCTGGATCCCGTGGGGCCTCCTGGCGCTTGCCTTAGGGCTTTACCGCTGGCTTGACCGCAGGCCCAGCCGCTCCTACGGCACCTGGGACTGCGGCTTCCAGCCCCTGACCTCCAGGATGCAGCCCAACGCCCTGGGCTTCTCCGAGCCCGCTTTGCGCCTCTTTCCCTTCCTGCGCCTAAGGGTGGGGGAGAGGCCAGAGCTGGACGAGCCCCTGGAGCGGGTTTACCAGGGGGTGGGGGAGGGGTTTGGCTGGGCCACTCGCCTGGTGCAGGCCCTGCAGTCGGGAAGCCTGCACTTTTACCTTCTCCTGCAGCTCCTCACCCTGGTGGTGGTGATGGGGGTGGTGCTCCTATGA
- the csaB gene encoding polysaccharide pyruvyl transferase CsaB has translation MVVGVAGYYGFKNAGDEAILEAIARELRARGHEVLALSGDPRRTAGEHGIRAAHRLNPLALLGADLWLLGGGGLLQDATSALSLTYYLSVLRMARLFRRRVVVFNQSLGPLSPGGERRVQRALKGVPVILRDQDSLAYAERLGIPAALGADPALLLSPPPVRREEDLVVVIPRAGVAGEALKNLYITANHLVHEGRQVLVLLLQPGYDDAVMNTFYLHRIEKTSDPRRVLYLVAQAGYVISMRLHGLVLAAAAGTPFAGVAYDPKVAAFAKEAGAYWQELPGDPIKLSKSAMYGRVPDWEKVAALKERARRSFDLALGETAPVKRTHGRG, from the coding sequence ATGGTGGTCGGGGTAGCGGGGTACTACGGGTTCAAAAACGCCGGGGACGAGGCCATCCTGGAGGCCATCGCCCGGGAGCTCAGGGCCCGGGGGCACGAGGTCCTGGCCCTCTCGGGGGACCCCCGGCGCACCGCGGGAGAACACGGCATCCGCGCTGCCCACCGCCTCAACCCCCTGGCCCTCCTGGGGGCCGACCTTTGGCTTCTGGGGGGCGGGGGGCTTTTGCAGGACGCCACCAGCGCCCTGAGCCTCACCTACTACCTCTCGGTGCTGCGCATGGCCCGCCTCTTCCGCCGGCGGGTGGTGGTCTTCAACCAGTCCTTGGGGCCCCTTTCCCCCGGCGGGGAAAGGCGGGTGCAGCGGGCCCTTAAGGGGGTGCCGGTGATCCTGCGGGACCAGGACTCCCTGGCCTACGCGGAGCGGCTGGGGATCCCCGCCGCTTTGGGGGCCGACCCCGCCCTTCTCCTCTCCCCTCCCCCGGTGAGGCGGGAGGAGGACCTGGTCGTGGTCATCCCCCGGGCAGGGGTAGCGGGGGAGGCCCTGAAGAACCTCTACATCACCGCCAACCACCTGGTGCACGAGGGCCGACAGGTCCTGGTCCTCCTCCTGCAGCCCGGCTACGACGACGCGGTGATGAACACCTTCTACCTGCACCGCATCGAGAAGACCTCCGACCCCCGGCGGGTTCTCTACCTGGTGGCCCAGGCGGGGTATGTGATCTCCATGCGCCTCCACGGCCTGGTGCTGGCTGCGGCCGCGGGCACCCCCTTTGCCGGGGTGGCCTACGACCCCAAGGTGGCGGCCTTCGCCAAGGAGGCCGGGGCCTACTGGCAGGAGCTGCCCGGAGACCCCATCAAGCTTTCCAAGTCGGCCATGTACGGCCGCGTCCCCGACTGGGAGAAGGTGGCGGCCCTCAAGGAGCGGGCCCGGCGGAGCTTCGACCTGGCGCTAGGGGAAACGGCCCCGGTCAAACGGACCCACGGACGCGGCTGA
- a CDS encoding 3'-5' exonuclease produces the protein MEAAFRYRLATRLARRLRAEGRPLPMAALGAALGLRGPVEPVLRPLLDGRFLLGEEVGLWEWRYPFPPHGEAVVVLDLETTGLAPGLNEVIELALVRLEGGRREAFQSLVRPARPPGPFIQRLTGIRAQDLEGAPPLEAVLERAYPLLQGATLVIQNAPFDLAFLRPALEALGYPLENPVVDTLPLARRAMRGLKGYGLDALSQVLELPPRREHRALMDVERTLAVAYEVYYMLTSGSPCPLRELGR, from the coding sequence GTGGAGGCCGCCTTCCGCTACCGCCTCGCCACCCGCCTGGCCCGGAGGCTCCGGGCCGAGGGGAGGCCCCTGCCCATGGCCGCCCTGGGGGCGGCCTTGGGGCTCAGGGGGCCGGTGGAGCCCGTGCTCCGCCCTCTTCTGGACGGGCGCTTTCTCCTGGGGGAGGAGGTGGGGCTTTGGGAGTGGCGCTACCCCTTTCCCCCCCACGGGGAGGCAGTGGTGGTCCTGGACCTGGAGACCACGGGCCTGGCTCCGGGCCTGAACGAGGTCATCGAGCTGGCCCTGGTGCGCCTGGAAGGGGGAAGGCGGGAGGCTTTTCAGAGCCTGGTGCGCCCGGCGAGGCCCCCGGGCCCCTTCATCCAGCGGCTCACCGGCATACGGGCCCAGGACCTGGAGGGGGCCCCGCCCCTGGAGGCGGTGCTGGAGCGGGCCTACCCCCTTCTTCAGGGGGCCACCCTGGTGATCCAGAACGCCCCCTTTGACCTCGCCTTTCTCCGCCCGGCCCTGGAGGCCCTGGGCTACCCTCTGGAGAACCCCGTGGTGGACACCCTCCCCTTGGCCAGAAGGGCCATGCGGGGCCTCAAGGGCTACGGCCTGGACGCCCTTTCCCAGGTGCTGGAGCTACCCCCCAGAAGGGAGCACCGGGCCCTTATGGACGTGGAGCGCACCCTTGCCGTGGCTTACGAGGTGTATTATATGCTCACTTCAGGGAGTCCCTGCCCCCTACGGGAGCTCGGGAGGTGA
- a CDS encoding proton-conducting transporter membrane subunit, with translation MLYGLLLLPLLVFLGRRDKGALVRLSVLLPILSALLAPLLLGQMAGPFWLDGVGLFYLMLTDLLFALIALFARGYFSEEEAWRFYWAGGLFLGAAHGAYLAHNLGVLWIFVEGSTLASALLVYHKGGARALEATWKYLMLGSVGIALGLIGVILVYALLSGATLDWREARALVGSANPEGLKLAFALLLVGFGTKVGLFPLQAWLPDAHAEAPGPASALLSGTLLNVAFYALLRYTALMQAAGLFPFASGLLLAFGLLSLLAAGFFLYGQKEYKRLLAYSSMEHMGLAVFALGLGLPWLALFHTLAHSLAKTLAFLGASGILALSHAKEVGRVGGLFRSLPALGVPFVLALAALGGLPPFPLFFAEFKAVEAAMRYPLLAALYLVGLGLAFAGLLGPMTQMGFGPGRPWKAQELDLWALWLLLAVLFLLGVRPPVEVFQALEVVLWTR, from the coding sequence ATGCTTTACGGGCTCCTGTTGCTACCCCTTTTGGTCTTCCTGGGCCGCCGGGATAAGGGGGCGCTGGTGCGGCTTTCGGTGCTGCTCCCGATCCTCTCCGCCCTCCTGGCCCCCCTCCTCCTGGGTCAGATGGCGGGCCCCTTCTGGCTGGATGGGGTGGGCCTTTTCTACCTCATGCTCACCGACCTTCTTTTCGCCCTCATCGCCCTCTTCGCCCGGGGCTACTTCAGCGAGGAGGAGGCCTGGCGTTTCTACTGGGCAGGGGGCCTCTTTCTGGGGGCGGCTCACGGGGCCTATTTGGCCCACAACCTGGGGGTGCTCTGGATCTTCGTGGAGGGCTCCACCCTGGCCTCGGCCCTTCTCGTGTACCACAAGGGGGGAGCGAGGGCCCTCGAGGCCACCTGGAAGTACCTCATGCTGGGGAGTGTGGGCATCGCCCTGGGGCTGATCGGGGTGATCCTGGTCTACGCCCTTCTCTCGGGGGCCACCTTGGACTGGCGGGAGGCCCGGGCCCTGGTGGGGAGCGCCAACCCCGAGGGGCTCAAGCTGGCCTTCGCCCTCCTCCTGGTGGGCTTCGGCACCAAAGTGGGGCTTTTCCCCCTGCAGGCTTGGCTCCCAGACGCCCACGCCGAGGCCCCAGGGCCGGCCTCGGCCCTGCTTTCTGGAACCCTCCTCAACGTGGCCTTCTACGCCCTCTTGCGCTACACCGCCCTCATGCAGGCCGCAGGGCTCTTTCCCTTCGCCTCCGGCCTCCTCTTGGCCTTCGGCCTCCTGAGCCTTTTGGCGGCGGGGTTTTTCCTCTACGGGCAGAAGGAGTACAAGCGCCTTCTGGCCTACTCCAGCATGGAGCACATGGGCTTGGCGGTCTTCGCCCTGGGCCTGGGCCTGCCCTGGCTGGCCCTCTTCCACACCCTGGCCCACTCCCTGGCCAAGACCCTGGCCTTTTTGGGCGCAAGCGGCATCCTGGCCCTCAGCCACGCCAAGGAGGTGGGGCGGGTGGGGGGGCTTTTCCGTTCCCTCCCCGCTTTGGGGGTGCCCTTCGTCCTGGCCTTGGCGGCCTTGGGGGGGCTTCCTCCTTTCCCCCTCTTCTTTGCGGAGTTCAAGGCGGTGGAGGCGGCCATGCGCTACCCCCTGCTGGCGGCTTTGTACCTGGTGGGGCTGGGTTTGGCCTTTGCGGGCCTCCTCGGCCCCATGACCCAGATGGGCTTTGGGCCGGGCCGCCCCTGGAAAGCCCAGGAGCTGGACCTGTGGGCTTTGTGGCTGCTTCTGGCGGTGCTCTTCCTCCTGGGGGTCCGCCCGCCGGTGGAGGTCTTCCAGGCCCTGGAGGTGGTGCTGTGGACGCGGTGA
- a CDS encoding NADH-quinone oxidoreductase subunit H: protein MTALLFLLLAPLFGGSVKWLKARLTHRQGASPLLEYRNLAKLLSKAWVRPGLSTPVSLLGPTLALLGALAAALFLPLLPGLSFAGDFLVALYLLNLGRFFQMLAALDTGSAFGAQGSYREGLVTILAEPGTLMALGAAALAGEGLGLAGLPVLGPENALVLLLVLASLAVALLAEGARMPVDDPTTHLELTMVHEAQLLDHGGPLLALYELAAAVKMLFYAGLMALLLPGPKVLVFMGVVLAWVLVLGYLETFGVKLRYLRLPDFLSYNTLFGVLALLGAIWKF, encoded by the coding sequence ATGACGGCGCTTTTGTTCCTCCTTCTGGCCCCCCTCTTCGGCGGGAGCGTGAAGTGGCTGAAGGCCCGGCTCACCCACCGCCAGGGGGCAAGCCCCCTTCTGGAGTACCGCAACTTGGCTAAGCTTCTGAGTAAGGCCTGGGTGAGGCCTGGCCTCAGCACCCCGGTTTCCCTCCTGGGGCCCACCTTAGCCCTTTTGGGCGCCCTGGCCGCAGCCCTCTTCCTGCCCCTGCTTCCCGGCCTAAGCTTCGCCGGGGACTTCCTGGTGGCCCTTTACCTCCTCAATCTGGGGCGGTTTTTCCAGATGCTGGCCGCCTTGGACACGGGGAGCGCCTTCGGGGCCCAGGGAAGCTACCGGGAGGGCTTGGTGACCATCCTGGCGGAGCCGGGGACCCTCATGGCCTTGGGGGCGGCGGCGTTGGCGGGGGAGGGCTTAGGCCTAGCGGGCCTGCCGGTGCTGGGGCCGGAGAACGCCCTGGTCCTCCTCCTGGTGCTGGCCTCCTTGGCGGTGGCCCTGTTGGCGGAAGGGGCGCGGATGCCTGTGGACGATCCCACCACCCACCTGGAGCTCACCATGGTCCACGAGGCCCAGCTCCTGGATCACGGGGGGCCCTTGCTGGCCCTTTACGAGCTGGCCGCCGCGGTGAAAATGCTCTTCTACGCGGGGCTTATGGCCCTCCTTCTTCCCGGTCCCAAGGTCTTGGTCTTCATGGGGGTGGTGCTGGCCTGGGTACTGGTTTTGGGCTACTTGGAAACCTTTGGGGTGAAGCTTCGCTACCTGAGGCTTCCCGACTTTCTTTCCTACAACACCCTCTTTGGGGTGCTGGCGCTTTTGGGGGCGATATGGAAGTTTTGA
- a CDS encoding ABC transporter ATP-binding protein — protein sequence MAKVRLEQVWKRFGKVVAVKDFNLETEDGEFVVFVGPSGCGKTTTLRMIAGLEEISEGRIFIGDRLVNDVPPKDRDIAMVFQNYALYPHMNVYENMAFGLRLRRYPKDEIDRRVKEAARILKIEHLLTRKPRELSGGQRQRVAMGRAIVREPKVFLMDEPLSNLDAKLRVEMRAEIAKLQRRLGVTTIYVTHDQVEAMTLGHRIVVMKDGEIQQVDTPLNLYDFPANRFVAGFIGSPSMNFIRARVEVQGERVYLVAPGLRVQANPVLGQAARPHAGKEVWMGIRPEHLGLKGYTVIPEEENVIRGEVEVAEPLGAETEIHVSVDGTVLVAKVDGHAPVKPGDRVDLLADTARLHAFDLETERTIGHAQERAAVAR from the coding sequence ATGGCCAAGGTGAGGCTGGAGCAGGTGTGGAAGCGCTTCGGCAAGGTGGTGGCCGTCAAGGACTTCAACCTGGAAACCGAGGACGGGGAGTTCGTGGTCTTCGTGGGGCCCTCCGGCTGCGGCAAGACCACCACCCTGCGCATGATCGCGGGGCTGGAGGAGATCTCCGAGGGCAGGATCTTCATCGGCGACCGCCTGGTGAACGACGTCCCCCCCAAGGACCGCGACATCGCCATGGTCTTCCAAAACTACGCCCTCTACCCCCACATGAACGTTTACGAGAACATGGCCTTCGGCCTCCGCCTCCGCCGCTACCCCAAGGACGAGATCGACCGCCGGGTAAAGGAGGCCGCCCGCATCCTCAAGATCGAGCACCTCCTCACCCGCAAGCCCCGGGAACTGTCCGGCGGCCAGCGGCAGCGGGTGGCCATGGGCCGCGCCATCGTCCGCGAACCCAAGGTCTTCCTCATGGACGAGCCCCTCTCCAACCTGGACGCCAAGCTCCGGGTGGAGATGCGGGCCGAGATCGCCAAGCTGCAAAGGCGCCTCGGCGTCACCACCATCTACGTGACCCACGACCAGGTGGAGGCCATGACCCTGGGCCACCGCATCGTGGTCATGAAGGACGGGGAGATCCAGCAGGTGGACACCCCCCTCAACCTCTACGACTTCCCCGCCAACCGCTTCGTGGCCGGCTTCATCGGCAGCCCCTCCATGAACTTCATCCGCGCCCGGGTGGAGGTCCAGGGGGAAAGGGTCTACCTGGTGGCCCCCGGCCTCCGGGTGCAGGCCAACCCCGTCCTGGGCCAGGCGGCCCGGCCCCACGCGGGGAAGGAGGTCTGGATGGGGATCCGCCCCGAGCACCTGGGCCTGAAGGGCTACACGGTGATTCCCGAGGAGGAAAACGTCATCCGCGGCGAGGTGGAGGTGGCCGAGCCCCTGGGGGCGGAGACGGAGATCCACGTGAGCGTGGACGGCACCGTCCTGGTGGCCAAGGTGGACGGCCACGCCCCCGTCAAGCCCGGGGACCGGGTGGACCTCCTCGCCGACACCGCCCGCCTCCACGCCTTCGATCTGGAGACCGAGCGCACCATCGGCCACGCGCAGGAGCGGGCCGCGGTGGCCCGCTAG
- a CDS encoding DUF5693 family protein, producing MKRLLDALILLALLPSLLALLPRLEAERPEALLLLDGQALWDEARIRGQEPLALLLAYRELGVGGVAFPERTVRDWVDRGALLYRPGRELAEAGLPARPGWYYLQGEGWLLDLLSRAYDLPSERVGPWLGFPLDVLAFPAFYPLAEVRRAKEAGFYVAVRPLNHRLRRLDPGLPLVPEEADAVVFAGVEALGHPYRLGEAKALVDRPVALIEGVPQPGLGAYREGGLLRLFSLRYEWQLTLPPEEAADKYVLAARERGHQLLYLRPYPYPEETGRFLQRLRAGLEAGGVPIREPTPRDFTPSPYRLAAWAGVAAGLGLLALGLPVYGPLVAFLLLLLALGYAGPQAGALLAALVFPVLGFLGPRNGLWMWLRALGYALAGAVFLSALGSRPETVLGLEAFRGVSLTLLVPPLLVALSFLERDFRGTLARLFHHPLRLGEVALAALALLLLLLALLRRGNEAPIVPELELRLRSLLQELMVRPRFKEVFGHALFPIALLLPWPRWVQNGLLFLAAIGMASILNTFGHYHTPLPVSLARVVNGALVGLLLGLAGVILVRRLRAWWSG from the coding sequence ATGAAGCGCCTCCTGGACGCCCTGATCCTCCTGGCCCTCCTCCCCTCCCTCCTGGCCCTCCTCCCCAGGCTGGAGGCGGAGCGGCCGGAGGCCCTCCTCCTCCTGGACGGACAGGCCCTCTGGGACGAGGCCCGCATCCGGGGCCAGGAGCCTTTGGCCCTGCTCCTGGCCTACCGGGAGCTGGGGGTAGGGGGAGTGGCCTTCCCCGAGCGCACCGTGCGGGACTGGGTGGACCGGGGGGCTCTCCTCTACCGCCCGGGGAGGGAGCTGGCGGAGGCCGGGCTCCCCGCCCGGCCCGGCTGGTACTACCTCCAGGGGGAGGGCTGGCTTCTGGACCTCCTCTCCCGGGCCTACGACCTCCCCAGCGAGCGGGTGGGCCCCTGGCTGGGCTTCCCCCTGGACGTGCTGGCCTTCCCCGCCTTCTACCCCCTGGCGGAGGTGCGACGGGCCAAGGAGGCAGGGTTTTACGTGGCGGTGCGCCCCCTCAACCACCGCCTGCGCCGCCTGGACCCCGGCCTTCCCCTGGTGCCCGAGGAAGCGGACGCGGTGGTCTTCGCCGGGGTGGAGGCCCTGGGCCACCCCTACCGCCTGGGGGAGGCGAAGGCCCTGGTGGACCGCCCCGTGGCCCTCATCGAGGGTGTCCCCCAGCCGGGCCTCGGCGCCTACCGCGAGGGGGGTCTCCTGCGGCTTTTCAGCCTGCGCTACGAGTGGCAGCTCACCCTCCCCCCGGAGGAGGCCGCGGACAAGTACGTCCTGGCCGCCCGGGAGCGGGGCCACCAGCTCCTCTACCTGAGGCCCTACCCCTACCCTGAGGAGACGGGGCGCTTCCTCCAGAGGCTGCGGGCGGGCCTCGAGGCCGGCGGCGTCCCCATAAGGGAGCCCACCCCCCGGGACTTCACCCCAAGCCCCTACCGCCTCGCCGCCTGGGCGGGGGTGGCGGCCGGCCTTGGCCTCCTGGCCCTGGGGCTTCCCGTCTACGGGCCCCTGGTGGCCTTTCTCCTCCTCCTCCTGGCCCTGGGGTACGCGGGCCCCCAGGCGGGGGCCCTCCTGGCGGCCCTGGTCTTCCCGGTCCTGGGTTTCCTCGGGCCCAGGAACGGCCTCTGGATGTGGCTCCGCGCCCTGGGCTACGCCCTGGCGGGGGCGGTCTTCCTCTCCGCCCTGGGCTCCAGGCCGGAGACGGTCCTGGGCCTGGAGGCCTTCCGAGGGGTCTCCCTCACCCTCCTGGTACCCCCCCTCCTGGTGGCCCTGAGCTTCCTGGAGCGGGACTTCCGGGGCACCCTTGCCCGGCTTTTCCACCACCCCTTGCGCCTGGGGGAGGTGGCCCTCGCCGCCTTGGCCCTCCTCCTCCTCCTCCTGGCCCTCCTGCGCCGGGGCAACGAGGCCCCCATCGTCCCCGAGCTGGAGCTCCGGCTCCGGAGCCTCCTCCAGGAGCTCATGGTCCGCCCCCGGTTCAAGGAGGTCTTCGGCCACGCCCTCTTCCCCATAGCCCTCCTCCTCCCCTGGCCCCGCTGGGTGCAAAACGGCCTCCTCTTCCTGGCGGCCATCGGCATGGCCTCCATCCTCAACACCTTCGGCCACTACCACACCCCCCTCCCCGTCTCCCTGGCCCGGGTGGTCAATGGCGCCCTGGTGGGGCTTCTCCTGGGGCTCGCCGGGGTTATCCTGGTAAGGAGGCTTAGGGCATGGTGGTCGGGGTAG
- a CDS encoding hydrogenase-4 subunit G: MDAVKEALREGRPVALFPDGEGVVLVTEVGRDVRVFRFGEGRRFPSLAAEFPSMDWWERALWERGYTPEGHPDPKPLRRHDLPYAFREFKELHEVPVGPVHAGIIEPGHFRFSVLGERIVNLEIRLGYQHRGLLALLPGKGPEAALLLVERAGSEPLAHALAFAQAWEEALGRKAPPRAQALRRAALELERAFGHLGHLAGLFTDIGYAYGATQVGRIRALLQGELDRLTGHRYGRNFLRVGGVWREGRPDLSALALYREELARLLPRLLKHPQVLDRMRYVGVVRRVEAEALGFVGPTARASGVARDLRQDDPAYSSFQPVVRQGGDVLARAQVYAEETLQALDYALHFLTHLPEGPLAQDLPPGDGEAMARVEAGRGEVFWFVRVAGGEVALAEGVDPSFKNWRALELAVRGEGLPDFPLCNKSFDLSYAGNDL; encoded by the coding sequence GTGGACGCGGTGAAGGAAGCCTTGAGGGAGGGGCGTCCCGTGGCCCTCTTTCCCGATGGGGAGGGGGTGGTTTTGGTGACGGAGGTGGGGCGGGACGTGAGGGTGTTTCGCTTCGGAGAGGGAAGGCGCTTCCCCAGCCTGGCCGCGGAGTTCCCCTCCATGGACTGGTGGGAGCGGGCCCTCTGGGAGCGGGGGTACACCCCGGAAGGGCATCCGGACCCAAAGCCCTTGCGTCGGCACGACCTGCCCTACGCCTTCCGCGAGTTCAAGGAACTGCACGAGGTGCCCGTGGGTCCGGTGCACGCCGGCATCATTGAGCCTGGCCACTTCCGCTTCAGCGTCCTGGGGGAGCGGATCGTGAACCTGGAGATCCGCCTGGGTTACCAGCACAGGGGCCTTTTGGCCCTCCTCCCGGGCAAGGGTCCTGAGGCTGCCCTCCTCTTGGTGGAGCGCGCAGGGAGTGAGCCCCTGGCCCACGCTCTGGCCTTCGCCCAGGCCTGGGAGGAAGCCTTGGGGCGGAAGGCCCCGCCCCGGGCGCAGGCCCTGCGCCGGGCGGCCTTGGAGCTGGAGCGGGCCTTCGGGCACCTTGGGCACCTGGCGGGGCTTTTCACCGATATCGGCTACGCCTACGGGGCCACCCAGGTGGGGCGCATCCGGGCCCTCCTCCAAGGGGAGCTGGACCGCCTCACCGGGCACCGCTACGGGCGCAACTTCCTGCGGGTGGGAGGGGTGTGGCGGGAAGGGCGGCCCGACCTCTCCGCCTTGGCTCTTTACCGGGAGGAGCTGGCCCGCCTCCTGCCCCGGCTCCTCAAGCACCCCCAGGTGCTGGACCGGATGCGCTACGTAGGGGTGGTGCGCCGAGTGGAGGCCGAGGCCTTGGGCTTCGTGGGGCCCACCGCCCGGGCCAGCGGGGTGGCCCGCGACCTCCGGCAGGACGACCCCGCCTACTCGAGCTTCCAGCCGGTGGTGCGCCAGGGGGGGGACGTCCTGGCCCGGGCCCAGGTCTACGCGGAGGAAACCCTGCAGGCCCTGGACTATGCCCTTCACTTCCTCACCCATCTTCCCGAGGGCCCTTTGGCCCAGGACCTGCCCCCCGGGGACGGGGAGGCCATGGCCCGGGTGGAGGCGGGGCGGGGGGAGGTCTTCTGGTTCGTGCGGGTGGCGGGGGGAGAGGTAGCCTTGGCCGAAGGGGTGGATCCCTCCTTCAAGAACTGGCGGGCTTTGGAGCTGGCGGTACGGGGGGAAGGCCTGCCCGACTTTCCCCTCTGCAACAAGTCCTTCGACCTGTCCTACGCGGGCAACGACCTTTAG
- the mscL gene encoding large conductance mechanosensitive channel protein MscL, protein MLKGFRDFLMRGNVVDLAVAVVIGGAFGQVVNSLVADVLTPLIGALGGAPDFSALKLGPVAVGKFVNALVNFVVVGVAIYFLVVVPMQGVQKRLKREAEAVPSPPPEPPEEVRLLREILAELRKRA, encoded by the coding sequence ATGTTGAAAGGGTTCAGGGACTTTTTGATGCGGGGCAACGTGGTGGACCTGGCGGTGGCGGTGGTCATTGGGGGAGCCTTCGGCCAGGTGGTGAACTCCTTGGTGGCGGATGTGCTTACCCCCCTGATCGGAGCCCTGGGGGGCGCTCCCGACTTCTCCGCCCTCAAGCTGGGTCCTGTGGCCGTCGGCAAGTTCGTCAACGCCCTGGTGAACTTCGTGGTGGTGGGGGTTGCCATCTACTTCCTGGTGGTGGTGCCCATGCAGGGGGTGCAGAAGCGCCTCAAAAGGGAGGCGGAGGCGGTGCCCTCTCCACCTCCCGAGCCTCCGGAGGAGGTCAGGCTTCTTCGGGAGATTCTCGCGGAGCTCCGGAAGCGGGCCTGA